The genomic segment CAGCTTTCTTTGCGAGTAAAGGCCTttccacacacatcacatttatatggtttctctcctgtatgagTTCTCTGATGAACTGCTAAACAACACTTGGAACTGAACATTTTGCCACACAAGTTACATTTACATGCTTTTTCATCTGATTGAACTGCCTGATGTTTATTTAATGATGACAGTGCAAAAAAAAGTTTGCCACAGTTGTTACATTTATAAGATTTCActtcagtatgaattctctgatgattTCTAAGTTGTCTCCTTCCAGTAAAGTCACagccacatacatcacatttatatggcttctctccagtatgaactttCTGATGAATTCCAAGTTGTGACTTTCGACTGTAGCCATagccacacacatcacatttatatggtttctctccaatatgaattctctgatgaactGCTAAGTAACACCTGGAACTGAACATTTTGCCACACAAATTACATTTACATGCTTTCTCATCTATTTGAACTGTCTGATGTTTACTTAAGGATGACAGTGCAAAAAAACGTTTGCCACAGTTGTTACACTTGTAAGATTTCACTTCAGTATGAATTCTCCTATGAGTTCTAAGTTGTCTGTTTCCAGTAAAACCACAGCCACAAACATCACATTTATAAGGATTCTCTCCAGCATGGATTCTCTGATGAATTACAAGTTGTGACTTTCGAGGATAGCCACAGCCACACAGAATGCATTTATAtgatttctctccagtatgagttCTCTGATGAATTGCTAAATAACACCTAGAACTGAACATTTTGCCACACAAATTACATTTACATGCTTTCTCATCTGTTTGAACTGCCTGATGTTTACTTAAGGATGACAGTGCAAGAAAACTTTTGCCACAGCTGTTACATTTGTAAGATTTCACTTCAGTATGACTTCTCTGATGAGCTAGAAGTTGTCTCTTTCCAGTCAACTCACagccacatacatcacatttatatgggttctctccagtatgaactctgtGATGAATTACAAGCTGTGACTTTCGAGTATACCCATGGCCACACATACCACATTTAtacggtttctctccagtatgaaggaTCTGATGAAGTGAATGGCTTTGTTTGCGAGTAAATGCCTttccacacacatcacatttatatggtttctctccagtatgagttCTCTGACGATGAACTGCTAAATAACACCTAGAACTGAATATTTTGCCACACAAATTACATTTACATGCTTTCTCATCTGTTTGAACTGCTTGATGTTTATTTAAGGAAAACAGTGCAAAAAAACGTTTACCACAATTGTTACATTTGTAAGATTTCActtcagtatgaattctctgatgaattCTAAGTTGCCTCTTTCCAGTAAAGTCACAGCCACATACATTACATTTATAAGGATTCTCTCTTacatgaattctctgatgaattaCAAGTTGTGACTTTCGAGGATAGCCATGGCCACATACATCACACtgatatggtttctctccagtatgaagtcTCCAATGAATTGCAAGTTGTGTGCTTCGAGTATAGCCACggccacatacatcacatttatatggtttctctccagtatgaaggaTCTGATGAAGTGCATGGCTTTCTTTGCGAGTAAACGCCTgtccacacacatcacatttatatggtttttctccagtatgaaggaTCTGATGAAGTGCATGGCTTTCTTTGCGTGTAAAAGCCTTTCCACagacatcacatttatatggtttctctccagtatgaactctctgatgaaTTCCAAGCTGTGACTTTCGAATATAGCCACggccacatacatcacatttatatggtttctctccagtatgaaggaTCTGATGAAGTGCACAGCCTTCCTTGCGAGAAAAGGTCTTTCCACACACATCACATGTAtatggcttctctccagtatggacTCGCCAATGAATTCTAAGTTGTGACTTTCGAGTATAGCCACggccacatacatcacatttatatggtttctctccagtatgaaggaTCTGATGAAGTGTACAGCTTTCTTTGCGAGTAAAGGCCTttccacacacatcacatttatatggcttctctccagtatgagttCTCCCATGATTATGAAGGTGTGTCTTGTGCTTAAAGGAGTggccacatacatcacatttatatggtctctctccagtatgaactctcaGGTGAATTTGAAGGGCTGTGTTCTGTTTAAAGCTGTGGCTGCATACATCACATTTAtacggtttctctccagtatgatttctcccgtcaatgccaAGTCTCTCACTATCATTAAAGGCCTTGCCACCTATGTCAGCTTTATATGGTTTTCCTCCTGTAAGGATTTTTTGATGTCTAGTGGgttctgagtgctgaagaaaggCTATGCCACACTCACGAATTTTGTAAGATTTTTTCCTGTATGCTTCTTGGTCTGGGGCCTGTTCTGAGGGATGCATAACAGGACTCTCATGTTTCAAAGAAATGCCTTTGCGGACACTACAAGTTCTCTGAATTGGCAAAACTGAGGTGCTACTGTTGATATTCGTCATAACTTGACTACATTCAAAAATTGTCCCTTCAGACTGAAGCATCTGCAATTCATCATGAAAGCTTGACCAGAGCCTTTCAACAGGCTTATCTGCTGCATCATTTCTACTCTGATGATCTTTTCCATCAGTGAGATTTTTGTTATGGGATATAGATACTCCGATGTCACTTCTTTCATCATCTGTCCACAGACACTCAAAACCATGCACAGTTTCCTCTATCTTCCTAAGGAAAAAATCTTTGATTTCATGGGTTTCAGCTCTTCCAAACATCACTGTCTGCAAAATTTCTCCTTTTCCACTGTTTGCTTTTGCTTGTAATTTCTTGGTCATATGTATATGAGACACATCTACAAGATATAAAGAACCACAGGTATCCTATTAATTACAATTCATAAATAAATTCTTTCATATTGAACACATGATATTATACCAAAAGTCATACCCATCCTGAACAGAATTAAGAAACTTCCCAATGATGAACTTAGAAATATAAGCAACATTTACAAAGAAACAGAACTCGTTAACCAAAAAAAGTGATCAGACacaattcaaattaattttagcATAGCCAAGTTTCAAAGATGCAGTcaggaaaatattcattttatgcaaactcatgtcaagtctcaaagaaaaaagtattttcctaCCATGACCTCAAAGCTCATTCTACTTGGCAGTAAACACGCTTCTGTCTCATAATTGAGAGAAAAACActaaaaactccatggacagggagattggcaggctacactccgtatcacaaagagtcagatagaactGAGGGACTGACCAAGCAAGGATCAAAAAGGCAATACCCTGTAATGGTAAATAATCCAAAGGAAGCATTCTAACGAATATTGTAAAACATAAATGGCAGTTGACAACTGTTCAACAAGCACTGCATAGTGAAAATAAAGAATCTGTTAAAATAGCTCcactagactgaactgaactgaactgacccgcCCCCCACTCCTTATCACAGGGCTCAtgagatcttacttccctgaccatggattaaACCCAGGATCTCTGCAGTGAAAATGCTGAATCCTGTCCACCGGAcagtcagggaattccctaaaataattttagaaacaaaagaaagaacactTTTCTAAATACCTCCTATAAATCTATAAGCAAACAGACGTATAGACATTTTATAACAAGAAGTGGTTCATGTCAGTTATACTGTGTAAAACATAAAGACCGTCATCTTTTaatgacaaagaattaaaaaagtgAAACATTCTCTACTTAAATAACAGGCATTCAATATAGCAATTGCCTATCTATACAGAATCCTTAACTTACTCAGTTCATGAGCTCCAAGATACATGTAAAAGAACAAGCTTTGGGGACTTCCttatggctcagaggtaaagaatccgctatTAAAAAAAGGAGTATTATTTGAAAACTTATTAACTAGAGTCAGAGGGAAACTCTTGGGAAGgaaatataaacaatatataatatgtaatgcAGACAAAGAGACATGCTACAGTAACCATAACATGAAGTAAATAGACATTTTATGTAAAAGTAACCTTTGAGGCaaatttcctgatggtccagtggatagTATCACATGCTTACACTGTAGGGTTACAGATTCCATCCCTGAATGGGGAACTACGATCACATCTGCCACAaggttcagggaaaaaaaaaaaaaaagtaacttctgACCTTTTCAGTAAAACAGTCAAAATTCTATGACACCTAAGAGCATGAATTACCTCAATTTTTCAAATAAAGGTAGTGGATTCACAGGGTTCATGTACACAACCCCATGGTACATGAAAGTAAAGAGCAAAGCAGG from the Capra hircus breed San Clemente chromosome 18, ASM170441v1, whole genome shotgun sequence genome contains:
- the LOC102191030 gene encoding zinc finger protein 721; translated protein: MTKKLQAKANSGKGEILQTVMFGRAETHEIKDFFLRKIEETVHGFECLWTDDERSDIGVSISHNKNLTDGKDHQSRNDAADKPVERLWSSFHDELQMLQSEGTIFECSQVMTNINSSTSVLPIQRTCSVRKGISLKHESPVMHPSEQAPDQEAYRKKSYKIRECGIAFLQHSEPTRHQKILTGGKPYKADIGGKAFNDSERLGIDGRNHTGEKPYKCDVCSHSFKQNTALQIHLRVHTGERPYKCDVCGHSFKHKTHLHNHGRTHTGEKPYKCDVCGKAFTRKESCTLHQILHTGEKPYKCDVCGRGYTRKSQLRIHWRVHTGEKPYTCDVCGKTFSRKEGCALHQILHTGEKPYKCDVCGRGYIRKSQLGIHQRVHTGEKPYKCDVCGKAFTRKESHALHQILHTGEKPYKCDVCGQAFTRKESHALHQILHTGEKPYKCDVCGRGYTRSTQLAIHWRLHTGEKPYQCDVCGHGYPRKSQLVIHQRIHVRENPYKCNVCGCDFTGKRQLRIHQRIHTEVKSYKCNNCGKRFFALFSLNKHQAVQTDEKACKCNLCGKIFSSRCYLAVHRQRTHTGEKPYKCDVCGKAFTRKQSHSLHQILHTGEKPYKCGMCGHGYTRKSQLVIHHRVHTGENPYKCDVCGCELTGKRQLLAHQRSHTEVKSYKCNSCGKSFLALSSLSKHQAVQTDEKACKCNLCGKMFSSRCYLAIHQRTHTGEKSYKCILCGCGYPRKSQLVIHQRIHAGENPYKCDVCGCGFTGNRQLRTHRRIHTEVKSYKCNNCGKRFFALSSLSKHQTVQIDEKACKCNLCGKMFSSRCYLAVHQRIHIGEKPYKCDVCGYGYSRKSQLGIHQKVHTGEKPYKCDVCGCDFTGRRQLRNHQRIHTEVKSYKCNNCGKLFFALSSLNKHQAVQSDEKACKCNLCGKMFSSKCCLAVHQRTHTGEKPYKCDVCGKAFTRKESCALHQILHTGEKPYKCDVCGRGYTRKSQLEIHQRVHTGEKPYKCDVCGKAFTRKESHALHQILHTGEKPYKCDICGRGYIRKSKLGIHQRIHTGENSYKCDVCGRGFTGNRQLGIHRRIHTEVKPFKCNSCDKRFFTRASLKIHEVVHTDEKARKCTLCGKVFSSRCYLAVHQRTHTGEKPYKCDVCGQAFTRKESHAVHQILHTGEKPYKCDVCGRGYTRSTQLAVHQRVHTGEKPYKCDVCGKAFRVNGSLTSHRKIHCREKPYKCDVCGKAFSVNGSLRTHQKIHTGEKPYKCDVCGKAFRVNGTLTSHQKIHTGEKPYKCDVCGKAFTINGSLATHRKIHTGEKPYKCDVCGKAFSLNGSLTYHQKIHSDEKPYKCDVCGKAFRVKGSLTSHQKIHTE